The Aptenodytes patagonicus chromosome 15, bAptPat1.pri.cur, whole genome shotgun sequence genome has a segment encoding these proteins:
- the XBP1 gene encoding LOW QUALITY PROTEIN: X-box-binding protein 1 (The sequence of the model RefSeq protein was modified relative to this genomic sequence to represent the inferred CDS: deleted 2 bases in 1 codon), producing MAALPGAAAPRLLLIPSKAAEPPGPAAGRHLSVVLPAGAAPGLEAPQPARKRQRLTHLSPEEKALRRKLKNRVAAQSARDRKKARMTELEQQVVELEEENQKLLLENQLLREKTCGLALENQELRRRLGLDALKTEEESESKVVKESQVDEIRLVTGSAESAALRLRVSAAGAGPAVTISDNFHMDSDGSDSSDSESDLLLGFLDSLDPEMFLKYADSESTCLEKLEEEICGETNSIPTSPSPSLGSPSAKLEAINELIRFDHVYTKPLILEIPVKMGNQTNTLVKIEELSLSPSEDKAIPEVPVSVKEEPVDSFMPELGISHLLSSHHSLAASSYLLDACSDSGYEGSLSPFSDMSSPLDIDHAWEDSFANELFPQLISV from the exons ATGGCAGCGCTGCCCGGTGCCGCGGCCCCCCGGCTGCTCCTCATCCCCAGCAAAGCGGCcgagccccccggccccgcagccggcCGGCACCTTTCCGTTGTCCTGCCGGCAGGAGCCGCCCCGGGCCTGGAGGCCCCGCAGCCGGCCCGCAAGCGGCAGCGGCTCACCCATCTGAGCCCGGAGGAGAAGGCGCTGCGCAG GAAGCTGAAGAACCGCGTGGCGGCCCAGAGCGCCCGGGACAGGAAGAAGGCGCGGATGACGGAGCTGGAGCAGCAGGtggtggagctggaggaggag AAccagaagctgctgctggaaaacCAGCTCCTGCGGGAAAAGACGTGTGGCCTTGCTCTGGAGAACCAGGAGCTTCGCCGCCGCCTGGGCCTGGATGCTCTGAAGACAGAGGAGGAGAGCGAGTCCAAG GTTGTGAAGGAATCGCAGGTGGATGAGATTAGGTTGGTGACCGGGTCCGCTGAGTCCGCAGCACTCAGACTACGTGTT TCTGCAGCAGGTGCAGGCCCAGCAGTCACCATTTCTGATAACTTCCACATGGATTCTGATGGCAGTGACTCTTCAGACTCAGAG TCTGATCTCCTATTGGGCTTTCTGGACAGTCTGGACCCAGAGATGTTTCTCAAATATGCTGATTCAGAGTCAACATGCCTGGAAAAACTGGAGGAAGAGATCTGTGGAGAAACAAATTCCATACCaacctccccctctccctctttgGGGTCCCCATCAGCTAAGCTGGAGGCCATTAATGAACTGATAAGGTTTGATCACGTGTACACAAAGCCCCTAATACTGGAGATTCCTGTTAAAATGGGCAACCAAACCAATACGCTAGTGAAAATTGAGGAATTATCTCTCTCTCCATCTGAAGACAAAGCTATCCCTGAGGTCCCAGTATCTGTGAAAGAAGAACCTGTAGACAGCTTCATGCCTGAACTGGGCATCTCTCATCTGCTTTCCTCTCATCATAGCCTTGCAGCCTCAAGCTATCTGTTGGATGCCTGTAGTGACTCTGGATATGAAGGATCCCTGTCGCCCTTCAGTGACATGTCCTCTCCGCTTGACATTGACCATGCTTGGGAGGATAGCTTTGCCAATGAACTCTTTCCCCAACTGATCAGTGTCTAA